One Felis catus isolate Fca126 chromosome D1, F.catus_Fca126_mat1.0, whole genome shotgun sequence DNA segment encodes these proteins:
- the THY1 gene encoding thy-1 membrane glycoprotein encodes MNPTIGIAVLLTVLQVARGQKVTSLTACLVDQSLRLDCRHENSTTSPIQYEFSITREKKKHVIFGTMGVPEHSYRSRTNFTSKYNIKVLYLSGFTTKDEGMYTCELQLSGQSTTSSSKNVSVLRDKLVKCEGISLLAQNTSWLLLLLLSLPLLQAMDFISL; translated from the exons ATGAACCCCACCATCGGCATCGCTGTTTTGCTGACAG TCTTGCAGGTAGCCCGTGGGCAGAAGGTGACCAGCCTGACAGCCTGCCTGGTGGACCAGAGCCTCCGTCTGGACTGCCGCCACGAGAACTCCACCACCTCCCCCATCCAGTATGAGTTCAGCATAACCCGTGAGAAGAAGAAGCACGTGATCTTTGGCACTATGGGGGTGCCTGAGCACTCATACCGCTCCCGAACCAACTTCACCAGCAAGTACAACATCAAGGTCCTCTACCTATCCGGCTTCACCACCAAGGACGAGGGGATGTACACATGTGAACTCCAGCTCTCTGGCCAGTCTACCACCAGCTCCAGCAAGAATGTCTCTGTGCTCAGAG ACAAACTGGTCAAGTGTGAGGGCATAAGCCTGCTGGCCCAGAACACCTCGTGGCTCTTGCTGCttctgctctccctgcctctcctccaggcCATGGACTTCATCTCCCTGTGA